The Prinia subflava isolate CZ2003 ecotype Zambia chromosome 2, Cam_Psub_1.2, whole genome shotgun sequence genomic sequence CTCACAGCCCTGCTTCTCACTTGGAGCAAGAGCGATCATACTTGGATTTAATACACTTAAAATAAGTTTAACTGATGGCCAAGTGTCATACATTGCATGGAACAATCTCTGGGAAGGTTTCTGTGGATGTGAGTTCAAAGCACTGCTACCatgtggaagaaaatgaagataattCCCCTGACTGATTAGAGAGGACCTGATTAAACAGCTCAAGACCCTTCCCTAACCCTGCAGGAAGCTGCACTGCCTTTATGCAGCTGCAGGTGTAActgttggaacaagatgatctttaaggttctttccaacccaaaccatcttGTGATTCTAAGATATGTTATCCTGGGCAGGAGTCCATGGAACTTTCACACAATAGCTAATATATTAACTTATTAATTTAATCATTGACTAAACTGAATAGCTAAAAAGCAACACAATACAGATAAAACATGACAACTTAGTGTGATACCAAGATATGATAGGTACGTAAATGGTGAATCCTTGTAAATATGAGGATAAAAGTAGACactttaaaactaaaataaagaaCACTTCAAAAATGTTCATCGGAAATAGAGGACGGAGCATgaatttttaagtaaatttcTTATAGTGAATCACTGAGTTTTGAAGTATTTGGGCAAGCTGTAAAAAAAGACCTTCTGCATGTTCAAGGTCAGGATAGTGTCTAAACCCTGTTTCTTATCTTTATTGCTGATAAGAAATTATCTTACTCTTTACAAGGTAATATAGCACATGACCTCTAAGATCTCATATTTAGATTATCTACTGtataaataaagtaaaaaaaatgtatctacTGATTGCTTGTGGTCAACACTGAATTCTCTGCCTCTGACATTCCTGAAGAATCCAAATTCCAATTAGACCAACTAATGCAAAACTGACATGAGCTGACAGCAGTGACTTCCATACATATGCTGAACTGCTACTCCTGTTCTTGTCCCAGTCTGTCCTGGATGGCTGTCACATCATTTCCTTTATTGTTCATGTCAAGTACTAAAAGAGTGCAGATGAAATGATGAATTTACACCATGCAGCTTTGCAAGCAATGTGTAAACAGGCAGTGACAGACTACCCTTTCTTCCCAGATGCTGGCTACTTCATGTACTTCAACACCAACTCTGGCCAGGCAGACCAGGTGGCAATCCTAGAGTCCCGAATCCTGTATCCAAAGAGAACTCAGCAGTGCCTCCAGTTCTTCTACAGGACCACAGGAAGCCCCTCTGACAAGCTGATCATCTGGCTTAAAGAGGATGATGGCACTGGGAACATTCGCAAGATGAGGAAAATTCAAACCTTTCAAGGTAATTCTGGAAATAAGATGAATATGTGGGTGGACTTGTCTTACTGTGCCCATGAACACAGAAGACTGGCTCAGAAACGAAAAGATTTTCCCAAAGTTACCAGATATCTTGCAATACAGCTAAGAATTTTGGTATTACATGAGCACATTTAGCAGAGAAACTGTGGGTTGTAATGTAATTTTGGTGCTTCACAGCAGAACTCACAACATTCCTAATACTATGTTACATTCAGTGATTGAGAGGGACCTCAAGCCATGCCGGAGACCAACTGACTGTGTCTTTACTGGTTGCTATATAATGTAAGAGTGGCCTGTTCAGGTGTAAAATACTTGTGCTTCTCTTCAGTCAATAAGAACTCCAGATTGATTTTTAGATAATTGGAAATATATAAGCATATGcagttttgaaaatgtgaattGGATTCCCACTTTGGGTGATTTGCTAAATAGGACAAACTCAGCCACTGCAGCTGAGTGTGATTTATGTTGTCAAAACACAAGACTGGTCATAACCTGCCTACAtcaggctgcagcagtttgcagtGAAAGATAAATTCAGGAAAAATTGTCAGGAACACATTGGGTCATTGATTCCCATCCTCTTGTTTATTCTTAGCCCTTAGGCTGCTGCCCTTTATACTGGAGGCTGTCATTCCCTAATGCGTGAAGAATTCCTTGTACAACATGTCCAAAGCACTTAGATGACAAAACAATGTGGATATATTATAGTCACAATGTCAACTTAAGAGATCTGGCCCCTCTGTGAGGAGTCCAGTTGTCTAACAGTGCAGCTGGGATGGATGGCTAGGGGCAAGTTGCTTCAGACTATCTCTAATCACACTGATggtaatgtttttctttccttttaccAAAGCGGACAGCGACTCCAACTGGAAAATTGCCCACGTAACCCTCAACGCTCAGAAGAAGTTCCGTTATCTGTTCCAAGGACTGAAGGGCAACCCCAGCTCCTCGTCGGGTGGGATTGCTATTGATGATGTGGCTCTGACAGAGAtgccctgtcccacagctgtgTGGGTCGTTCGCAACATCAGCAAAATCCTGGAGAACTCGTCCATCAGCGTCATTGAAAGCCCCCGGTTTTACAGCCCTGAGGGCTACGGGTTTGGCATCAGCGTGTTTCCCAACTACCAAAACAGTGGCTATGCTCGTGTTGCCTTCCACCTGTGCAGTGGAGAGAACGATGCAGTGCTGGAGTGGCCGGCTCTGAACCGCCAGGCCACGCTCACAGTGCTGGACCAGGACCCCGATGTCCTGACAAGGATGTCCTCGAGCAAAAGCTTCACCACAAGCAAGGACCATGTTAACTCAGGTAAGCCATGTCTGCCTGGAGGAATCTTGGCAATGGCAGCCAAGGAATCTGAGTGAGAGGACTGAGTGTAGGACTCAGAGCTGAGAAACTTTGGCCATGTTTCCTGATCTGGGACACTTTCCCATGTATATCTTCCCTGTGTGTGACTCAGAATTCTTGCCTGTGGAAGACTGTATAACACAGAAAGTGACACATGTAAGGTTGATGTTATTATGAACAACACCTGGGATATCTGAGCTTGACTCTAAATATAGATTTTTCCCAATTCCCATCCCACCTGTGGTTTGTCCATTGTGATAGGTGACATATCACCACAGGCTGATGGAATGCCAGCAGAGTGCAGTATTCTGTCACTAAACAATAATTTAAGTTAAAACTGCATTTGGAGGCTCTGTCAGCTTCAACATACTCAGTGAACCTCAGCCCACATGATCTGAATGCACAACATTCACCCTTTCTCACAGATGTGTTAATTCaagattgttcagcctggagaagagaaggctgaaCAATCAGGGGGACCTAAATGTAGACTTCCAGTACCTGGAGGGAGCCTgcaagaaaaatggagagagactatttacaaaAGCACAGAGTGCCAGGACAGAAGGGAATTgtcttcaaactgaaagagaataggtttagattggatattaggaggaatttctttactgtgaggatggtgggGCCCTGGAACAGtctgcccagaaaagctgtggatgccccatccctgaagggaTTCAAGGCTAGGCTgaatgaggcttggagcaacctcatctagtggaaggtgcccctgcccatggcagggggttggagcgagatgatctttgaggtcccttccaatccaaacttctctgtgattctatgatagAAATAAGAATCATAGGACAAAACTGAGTTTgatacagaataaaatattacacATGGATCTTCATCCCTTTCTACTTTTTCTAGTGGAAGTTAAGCACATACTTTTTCAGGAGGAGTTTTTAAACCCTAAATATGAATATGTTTAACAAAATCATAGTAATGACCAAAATCAGCTAAGTTCTAAACCATAGGTACTTACAAACTGGTTGGGGAGTGTCCTTACTCAGGAGGGAACTCTTAGCTGGTAACAACTAGGAGGCAATTTGTGTTTGTTCCTCTGGGATTTGTTTGAGAGCTTCAGGCCTGAACTTGATTTTAGAGCATAAATCCCCTTTAGCACAGTACTGCAGGAAAAAGTCATGTCATACTTTGAGCTGCACAGCTTTGTGGTTCCCATTTTCTCTTTACAGCTAATGGAACTATAATATGGGATAAACCATCAATTGCTGGAAGATTTGATGAGTCGTGCAATTGCTACAGAAGTGTATCCTGGGGGTGGAGTAACTTCATATCCCACAGCCAGATGAGACGGAGAAGCTTCCTGAAAAATGATGACCTGattatttttgcagaatttaATGGTAAGGACACCTTTCCTGATTGTCCTTACAAATTAGGTGATTCCTTCTATTTTCATACATTCAAATAACTCTTGACACCTGTCTCCAAGATCTCTTCTAATGGGGATCaactttaaaaagcatttctgtgtcCTAGTGTCAGGTGGATGAGGTTGACTAAAGTGATTGTGAGTTAAGAGGGATCTAAATGGCACTCAGTTTTGAAATGTGAACTTCTTAGGCACCTTTAAGCGCCCTGACCAGTAGCTATGTCCATTTCTAAGCAAGGAATATACTAAAGGCCATCCCCACTGTGTTTATTTCCAAATAGAACAGTCTCACAGAACATCACAGTTTTACCTATTTAGTTTCTGTAATTTCAgtattattttctgtcttgaGCTTTAAATACATAGAACCTGTGGTACAGCAAGAGCTCTGTAAAGGGAAAATGGATAAATAGCACCCTCTGGTCCAGAAAGTACCCTGTGAGCCCCTGATGTGAGGCATGCTACATGTAGCATCCTTCACGGATTCTGatgtctttctcctttttttaaagatataatTCACCTCAATAACACTGAAGTTCCTGTTGGACCTGTGCAATCTGCCCTCACGGAAGGCCTTGTTcttgaaaggcagaaaagagcagcccaggacatggAGCCTGATCTGCCAGACCCGTGTGACCCAAACCCGTGTCAGAACGATGGAATCTGTGTGaatgtgaaaggaaaagcaagctGCAGGTACCACAGACCTCCTCCCTCCTTAGCTGCATCACTTGAAGAAGCAAGCCAGGACAAGAAGTATTCAGAGGTGCAGACCTCAGAGGTTTTAGCCACCAGGAATAGCAGAAACAAAGTACTTTACCACAGCTACTAATTCCTACCAGCAGCCAGGAGGACAGGTTTCTTTGCATAAAGCAAAGAAGCCCCATTCTGTGGTGCTTCCAGGGTGTGTAAAGAACCTCCTAACAAAGTGGGAATGTTATGACATGAACCCCTCCAATGGGAACTGCTCATCTGGGACAGTGAATGTAAGGACCTTGGGGTGAGGGCATGACAAGGCTCCTGACCCACTGAAcctgtgctttgttttcccaGGTGCCCATCAGGACGAGCCTTCTTCTTCACTGGTGAGAGGTGTCACTCAAGGCAGATCCATGGGAATATCCTGGGAATGTTGATTGGTGGAATTGCTGGAACCATTGTCTTAACTATCGTGCTAATTTCCATGATGGctagaagatgaaaaaaaaaatgcagcaaggaCGAATTTCAACCTGGTTTATAAAATACccattttcagtgaaaaacgATGAATAtaactgtggcagtgtgttaatttaatcgattaggctttctatacttttgtacttgttgggttccctgtaccccacccctcgattgttcctttgtttaactcacatgactccggcacctgtcatgcggcacacggttagctgcctgtcatttctcccgcctttgtaaatccctcctatttttcccctgattagtccaagtgatgttctattacacctgtatctcctggcaacctgccccggttggctggcagtggctggccaccccctttgtcccccctccaaatcctttggacaaaaactccccgcacccctctccccccgaatagtttcgggctgaggaggtgtttgcaataaaccctttgttcgtctgaaattgtttcctcctttctttccactgtctgtcgaatctccatcgctcgcataagcctctaccaggcaaagaacccacgggagtcagtactgcttgcgttggtcgcagactgaccccctaacactctgtcgctgtgtctgggccagcggcgacagagcccgttggctctctgtgagcacaccgacggatATAACTTGGAGAAAATCAGTCATCATACGTATGAAAAGCTCTGCCAACAGCTTGGCAGCAGTCTGCCTTTTTCTGAGGGGTATGGCAGTTAAAGAGTGTGATGTAGAACTGCTGTCTGATGAAAATTCATACACTGCCTTTCTTGTGtgtgttttgaaagttttgtTCCTTCATCCCATATCAAGCAGAAGTGCTGAAAGTCTATGCATTTACTCTCAGCCACAGTTCAAACTTAGATTAAATAACTGGTTGAACCTCTGAAAACACTGTTAAAAATCACACCAAAACACATGTATTAAGATTCTGGAAATGTTCCTACAAAAATTGCTCGGGAATTCTAAAGGGTACAGCTATTTATATGAGTCAGTACATCGTCACTTAcctcccctggggctgtgctggtttaCTTATACTAATTAGGTATTACACAGAATTCATAAACTCTTGCCCATACCAAACCATCAGAAGTGTTTCTAACTGTAGAGAACAGTTTTCCATCCTGATTCACCCCAAAGTTCCAGGAACAGGTTCACCACTGACAAACAAAGGCCTGATTCCCTGATAATCAAACAGAACTGTACCACCTGGCTGAAGTATTTAATATTGGTATCTCAAACCTAAATCTTCATGATTCTACCATATTGTACATTAAATTTTGTAACATTTGTGTGCATTATAAATACTTTACAGGTTCTTTTCAAGACAGGTGTCCTGCCTTTAATGTTGTACAGGCTTGAAATAAATGATTCCACAAGTGTAGTATTAGAGCAATAAATTATCTAAAATCATTCATCCTGACAGGCACATGCTGATTTATATTCTCTACAGAGCTTATTCGCTGAGTCCTTCAAGTGTGTTTCTTCTCTGAGAGAAGACACAAACATACAGACTTTACACAAGGCACTCCTTGCATTCTTAACACTACTATACATTAAATAAATGCAGTCCCCTCTGTGGCAGAGGACAGCAACCATCTCTGTCTTACCACATTACATatcaagggaaagaaaaatattgttaaGGGCATAAAGCTTCCTTTTCATCAAAAAAGTGCTACATGGAGCTTTCAGTCTTTCCATCTGAAAGAAGACCATGCAGGAATCATCATGGTCTTCATTTTATGTAAGTCAAAAGTGAAGATCTGAAATGGTCTTCTCAGTTGGGAGTTTTTGGTTGCAGAAAGTTTTAAATAAGAAGTAGAAAGCACTACAGCCTTTCCAGGCTCTAATACAAGGACAAGAGAGAAGCTGTGAGGTACTTGTGTATCTACACAAGCCTTTGGGATCATTCTGAGAGTTGATAGGGGAAATACCAAATCCACTGGACAACAACTGTGTGAAGCACTGCAGTTCATGTCTCAGTACTGCATAGTGCTAGACACCAACTTAAAGGCTGAGAATTCTTCACTCCCAATGTCCTTTCTTGCACATGAAGGCCTTCAAATCCTTGTCATCTCTTCTGGGATTGGCAGACCTTGTAAAATTCCACCTCTCTCAGCCTCCCTGCCTTACACATTAACCAAAAATGATTATTCCAGAAGAATTCATCAAGGCACCGTTTAGTCAAAATCAAGCAGTCTGCTTCCTGGTGACTCCCAGGTACTTTCCGTGGGGGTCTTGGAAGAGGTCCTTTCAGAGTGACATGGTTGAACACTGGCAGTGCTTCAGTTAAGCAAGGAATACGCCTTGGAAGTATTTTCAGTGGAAGAGGTGGATGGCTCTGCAGAAGACACTTTGTATTTGCCTGCAA encodes the following:
- the MEP1A gene encoding meprin A subunit alpha, with the protein product MGSSIFLLCLTLLLCSVCGSPVSVRHPSSEADAGAGEIFKDIPQINLAAGVDLFQGDILLPKNQRNALRNETYRWKFPIPYILGDDLDLNAKGVILQAFEMFRLKSCIDFKPYEGERTYIFFSKQNGCWSMVGDLQTGQNLSIGSGCDYRAIVEHEILHALGFYHEQSRMDRDDYVNIWWDEIIPGKEHNFAKYDDTYITDLNTPYDYESLMHYEPLSFNKNASVPTITAKIPAFDDIIGQRLDLSAIDLERLNRMYNCTSTHTFLDQCSFELENICGMIQGTNNDQDWVHQQGSLMGQEDHTLSGRCRDAGYFMYFNTNSGQADQVAILESRILYPKRTQQCLQFFYRTTGSPSDKLIIWLKEDDGTGNIRKMRKIQTFQADSDSNWKIAHVTLNAQKKFRYLFQGLKGNPSSSSGGIAIDDVALTEMPCPTAVWVVRNISKILENSSISVIESPRFYSPEGYGFGISVFPNYQNSGYARVAFHLCSGENDAVLEWPALNRQATLTVLDQDPDVLTRMSSSKSFTTSKDHVNSANGTIIWDKPSIAGRFDESCNCYRSVSWGWSNFISHSQMRRRSFLKNDDLIIFAEFNDIIHLNNTEVPVGPVQSALTEGLVLERQKRAAQDMEPDLPDPCDPNPCQNDGICVNVKGKASCRCPSGRAFFFTGERCHSRQIHGNILGMLIGGIAGTIVLTIVLISMMARR